In Zea mays cultivar B73 chromosome 7, Zm-B73-REFERENCE-NAM-5.0, whole genome shotgun sequence, the following proteins share a genomic window:
- the LOC100381671 gene encoding uncharacterized protein LOC100381671 yields the protein MASRSGSGSQAPCPPPSSQAGLRRHISNRASATCWGEGEDATLRSRPSSPRCTNGGKMTGAAHPSSSSLQDEGLRRSLSIPRPHPTWRPTWDSAHCNRPRTEKRVTYPICNSFSVMIVYNPPLWEYSGDSPGA from the coding sequence atGGCATCTAGAAGTGGCTCTGGCTCGCAAGCTCCTTGTCCACCACCCTCCTCACAAGCTGGTTTGAGGAGACATATCTCAAATAGAGCTAGTGCtacttgttggggcgaaggcgaagacgctacccttcgctccaggccttcatcacctcgctgcaccaacggaggcaagatGACTGGCGCGGCTCACCCTTCGTCCTCctcactgcaagacgaaggcctacgacgaagtctctccatcccacgtcctcacccaacctggaggcccacgtgggattcggcccattgtaacagaccccgcacggagaagcgtgttacatacccgatttgtaatagcttttctgtaatgatagTCTATAACCCTCCcctgtgggaatattctggggatagtccaggtgcctga